CCTCTCCAGCCCAACCGTAAATGCGTTTGATTTGATCGCCGGTCAGCCAGCACACCAGGTCAATGGCATGGGGAAATAAAAACCAGCCGGGAGATGAGAGCTTCGCCCAAGGTAACATCTCCGTGGGCACAAAAATAGTGTCATTCAGTGTAAAATTAATCGAAACGACCTTACCAAGGTTACCCAAAGCAATTTCATTTTTCACTGCAACGAAAGGGGCATTCCACCGGTTCTCAAAAGCAACCATACAGAGTACGTCATGTTCCGTTATGGTTTTTGCTATTAAAGAAGCATCCTCACTAGTGGTTGCCAGAGGTTTTTCTACCAAAATATGACAACCGGCCTCAGCCGCACAGAGAGCGGGTTCGAGATGGAGGAAGTCGGGTGTTGCAATAATAACGGCATTGAGGTTTGCATCATCAAACATCTTTTTATAATCGTCGTACGTCCTTATTCCCTGCTGACCGAATTTCCCAAGTTTTCTCTGATCGGCATCGCAGATTGCTGTTAATTCAGCATAAGAGTTTTGCGAGAGTGTATCGGCATACATAGATCCTCTAATTCCCGCTCCGATAATTCCAAAATGAATCATATCGATCTCCTTTGTTATTGCTTTACGGCGCCAGCCGTCATACCGCTGATGAGGTATTTTTGTAGTACAAGAAAAAGGAACACAATCGGCAAAGCGATAAAAACAGACCCTGCCATAATAGTTGACCAGTCCGTAGTATACTGGCCTTGGAAACTGGAAATCCCCAAAGAAAGGGTCCATTTGCTATACGATTTCATGAAAACACTG
This sequence is a window from Sediminispirochaeta bajacaliforniensis DSM 16054. Protein-coding genes within it:
- a CDS encoding Gfo/Idh/MocA family protein, with protein sequence MIHFGIIGAGIRGSMYADTLSQNSYAELTAICDADQRKLGKFGQQGIRTYDDYKKMFDDANLNAVIIATPDFLHLEPALCAAEAGCHILVEKPLATTSEDASLIAKTITEHDVLCMVAFENRWNAPFVAVKNEIALGNLGKVVSINFTLNDTIFVPTEMLPWAKLSSPGWFLFPHAIDLVCWLTGDQIKRIYGWAGEGVLKTMGIETYDSMKALLEFNSGFAASFNSTWTLQNTLPLVYDLKVEIIGSKNSYYIDLQDQMVRQYGGEYKNLHTLGYSVDGRMLGAPSLMLFDFIDHIRKGKKPESDHIHGEYITKIIDAIHVSAKDHKIIEV